In Sphingomonas sp., a single window of DNA contains:
- a CDS encoding GDSL-type esterase/lipase family protein, with product MSLRRRSLLAGALALPLVARAQTQESYEQRKERLLHEDFPELSRYVADNARILASGEKVSIVFMGDSITEGWKGKRPGFFSPGRVGRGISGQTTPQMVLRMMADVVHLKPRFVHIMAGTNDIAGNTGKMTRAQSYDNFRMMTQIAKANGIGVILASVPPSDHFPWRPGLDVLGPIREMNAWLRDYAKAERLTWVDYTPVLADAKGAMKLGLASDGVHPTEAGYDAMATVIEPILKARRA from the coding sequence ATGTCCCTCCGCCGCCGTTCGCTGCTCGCCGGCGCACTTGCGCTGCCCCTCGTCGCCCGCGCGCAGACGCAGGAAAGCTATGAGCAACGCAAGGAGCGCCTGTTGCATGAGGATTTTCCCGAACTCAGCCGCTACGTCGCCGACAATGCCCGCATCCTCGCGAGCGGCGAGAAGGTCAGCATCGTCTTCATGGGCGATTCGATCACCGAAGGCTGGAAGGGCAAGCGGCCGGGCTTCTTCTCGCCGGGTCGCGTGGGACGCGGCATCAGCGGCCAGACGACGCCGCAGATGGTGCTGCGGATGATGGCGGACGTCGTCCACCTCAAGCCGCGCTTCGTCCACATCATGGCGGGCACCAACGACATAGCCGGCAATACCGGCAAGATGACGCGCGCGCAGAGCTACGACAATTTCCGCATGATGACGCAGATCGCCAAGGCGAACGGCATCGGCGTAATCCTCGCCTCGGTGCCGCCGTCGGACCATTTTCCCTGGCGGCCGGGGCTCGACGTGCTCGGGCCGATTCGCGAGATGAACGCCTGGCTGCGGGACTATGCCAAGGCCGAGCGGCTGACCTGGGTCGACTACACCCCGGTGCTGGCGGACGCGAAGGGCGCGATGAAGCTGGGCCTCGCCTCGGACGGCGTCCACCCCACCGAAGCCGGATATGACGCGATGGCGACGGTGATCGAGCCGATCCTGAAGGCGCGCCGCGCGTGA
- a CDS encoding MFS transporter — protein sequence MATARSTHTTLAFAAVTTLFFAWGFITSLVDPLVAAVKGIFTLTNLQAQASAFAFFFAYFVVSLPAAVLVSRLKAVPSILLALCTMAVACLIMLTAANLANYWLVLLGLFVLASGITVLQVAANPLAAALGDPQRSHFRLVLSQTFNSFGTFLGPLLGAHLFLKGVEVKSGAVVDPAVRAEALAGIDTAYLWICGLILALAVFFFLSRRVVRDAAPAHKGTTGLFDAFSSRWALFGALGIFLYVGAEVSIGTQMALFLNDNSIWGQSDAPFGVPILGTLMGSDGVHGVSLQEAGKAVAFYWGGAMVGRALGSLLLTRVRADKLLSLFTVIAAAMCLYVVAVGGVTAGFVALSIGLFNSIMFPVIFTLTLERSGASEEATSGLLCTAIVGGALLPLLVGKVADLHGYAFALIVPALCYVVLCGFAIAAGRAKPVRAGGGASLH from the coding sequence TTGGCCACCGCACGTTCGACGCACACCACGCTGGCATTCGCCGCGGTAACAACGCTGTTCTTCGCCTGGGGGTTCATCACCTCGCTGGTCGACCCGCTCGTAGCGGCGGTGAAGGGCATCTTCACGCTCACCAATCTGCAGGCGCAGGCGAGTGCCTTTGCCTTCTTCTTCGCCTATTTCGTGGTATCGCTGCCTGCCGCCGTACTGGTCTCGCGGTTGAAGGCCGTGCCCTCCATCCTGCTGGCACTCTGCACCATGGCGGTCGCTTGCCTGATCATGCTGACCGCGGCCAACCTCGCCAATTACTGGCTGGTGCTGCTCGGCCTGTTCGTGCTGGCGAGCGGCATCACCGTGCTCCAGGTCGCGGCGAACCCGCTGGCGGCGGCGCTCGGCGATCCGCAGCGCAGCCATTTCCGGCTGGTGCTGAGCCAGACCTTCAACTCCTTCGGCACCTTTCTCGGCCCGCTGCTCGGCGCGCACCTGTTCCTCAAGGGCGTCGAGGTGAAGTCGGGCGCGGTCGTCGATCCGGCGGTCCGTGCCGAGGCGCTGGCGGGCATCGACACCGCCTATCTGTGGATCTGCGGCCTGATCCTCGCGCTTGCGGTGTTCTTCTTCCTTAGCCGCCGCGTCGTCCGCGATGCCGCGCCTGCGCACAAGGGCACCACCGGCCTGTTCGACGCCTTCTCGTCGCGCTGGGCGCTGTTCGGCGCGCTGGGCATCTTCCTCTATGTCGGCGCCGAAGTGTCGATCGGGACGCAGATGGCGCTGTTCCTCAACGACAACAGCATCTGGGGCCAGTCCGATGCGCCGTTCGGGGTGCCGATCCTCGGCACGCTGATGGGCAGCGACGGCGTCCATGGCGTGTCGCTCCAGGAGGCCGGCAAGGCCGTTGCATTCTATTGGGGCGGCGCGATGGTCGGCCGGGCACTGGGCTCGCTGCTGCTCACCCGCGTCCGCGCCGACAAGCTGCTCTCGCTGTTCACGGTGATCGCGGCCGCCATGTGCCTCTATGTCGTCGCGGTCGGCGGCGTCACCGCGGGCTTCGTCGCGCTGTCGATCGGCCTGTTCAACTCGATCATGTTCCCGGTGATCTTCACGCTGACGCTCGAACGGTCGGGCGCCAGCGAGGAGGCGACCTCGGGCCTGCTGTGCACCGCGATCGTCGGCGGCGCGCTGCTGCCGCTGCTGGTCGGCAAGGTGGCGGATCTGCACGGCTATGCCTTCGCGCTGATCGTGCCAGCGCTCTGCTACGTGGTGCTGTGCGGCTTCGCGATCGCCGCGGGCCGCGCCAAGCCGGTGCGCGCCGGCGGCGGTGCCTCGCTGCACTGA
- a CDS encoding murein L,D-transpeptidase, whose amino-acid sequence MAQFRLIPKPKSSPTPVAQTTPTPASQVQTQAPVRTQTPRPAATRAPQSQTPAVQTPRSSLTPPQAQPTPLVPAPLVAATPLPTLSTKQIAELRQLLTDAGLSQGLRRMTSTVTLPDDSDGMARAALDYARAVHSGRLDSSDFINDWGLRPAPFDPAPGFADAVKRDRLTAWIRSLPPPYAGYDGLEKGLVAYRAILTSGGWSKLAPGPDLAKGASGARVKALRKRLAVEDKQVSTSGDVFDQDLQEAVLRAQRRYGLRPTGVVSTGTLAALNVPVEARVRQIMANMERWRWLPQTLPAKRIQVNIAAAVMTVFEGDSPIASMKAVTGRPGNETPMLQSRIHSIVLNPPWNVPSGIAAKELWPKGEGYLKAHGYRVIGTGPDRRLQQESGPRSALGRYKFDFDNPYAVYLHDTPVQSGFNSYSRLDSHGCVRLEKPGPLAELLLKNDPNWQPDAIAAQLEGTKTVRVRLADADQVAVYLLYWTAFASGDGTMNFRDDPYSWDKLLAEKIESRAAVSVATAS is encoded by the coding sequence ATGGCCCAGTTCCGGCTGATTCCGAAACCGAAGTCGAGCCCTACGCCCGTCGCGCAGACGACGCCGACGCCCGCGAGCCAGGTGCAGACCCAAGCGCCCGTCCGCACGCAGACGCCGCGGCCCGCAGCAACGCGTGCGCCGCAGTCGCAGACCCCGGCCGTGCAGACGCCGCGCTCCTCGCTCACCCCCCCCCAGGCGCAGCCGACCCCACTTGTCCCGGCGCCGTTGGTGGCCGCGACCCCGCTGCCCACGCTGAGCACCAAGCAGATCGCCGAATTGCGCCAGCTGCTCACCGACGCCGGCCTGTCGCAAGGCCTGCGTCGCATGACCAGCACGGTCACGCTGCCCGACGACAGCGACGGCATGGCCCGCGCTGCGCTGGATTATGCCCGCGCGGTCCATTCGGGGCGGCTCGATTCGAGCGACTTCATCAACGACTGGGGCCTCCGCCCCGCCCCGTTCGATCCCGCCCCCGGCTTCGCCGATGCAGTGAAGCGCGATCGCCTCACCGCGTGGATCCGCTCGCTGCCGCCGCCCTATGCCGGCTATGATGGGCTGGAAAAGGGCCTTGTCGCTTATCGCGCCATCCTCACCTCGGGTGGCTGGTCGAAGCTTGCGCCGGGGCCCGATCTCGCCAAGGGCGCCAGCGGCGCGCGGGTGAAGGCGTTGCGCAAGCGTCTCGCCGTCGAGGACAAGCAGGTCTCGACCAGCGGCGACGTGTTCGACCAGGACCTGCAGGAAGCCGTACTCCGCGCCCAGCGCCGCTACGGCCTGCGCCCGACCGGCGTCGTCTCCACCGGCACGCTCGCCGCGCTCAACGTGCCGGTCGAGGCGCGCGTGCGCCAGATCATGGCGAACATGGAGCGCTGGCGCTGGCTGCCGCAGACGCTGCCGGCCAAGCGCATCCAGGTGAACATCGCCGCGGCCGTGATGACCGTCTTCGAGGGCGACAGCCCGATCGCCTCGATGAAGGCGGTCACCGGCCGTCCGGGCAACGAGACGCCGATGCTCCAGTCGCGCATCCACTCGATCGTGCTCAATCCGCCGTGGAACGTGCCGAGCGGCATCGCCGCCAAGGAGCTGTGGCCCAAGGGCGAGGGCTATCTGAAGGCGCATGGCTATCGCGTGATCGGCACCGGTCCGGATCGCCGCCTGCAGCAGGAATCGGGTCCGCGCAGCGCGCTCGGCCGCTACAAGTTCGACTTCGACAACCCGTACGCCGTGTATCTGCACGACACGCCGGTCCAGTCGGGCTTCAACAGCTATAGCCGGCTCGACAGCCATGGCTGCGTGCGGCTGGAAAAGCCGGGCCCGCTTGCCGAACTGCTGCTCAAGAACGATCCGAACTGGCAGCCCGACGCGATCGCCGCGCAGCTGGAAGGCACCAAGACGGTGCGCGTCCGCCTTGCCGATGCCGACCAGGTCGCCGTCTATCTGCTCTACTGGACCGCGTTTGCCAGCGGCGACGGCACGATGAATTTCCGCGACGATCCCTATAGCTGGGACAAGCTGCTCGCCGAGAAGATCGAATCGCGTGCGGCGGTCAGCGTCGCCACCGCCTCCTGA
- a CDS encoding ATP-binding protein, which yields MIAIPSLDPVVPLAVARLDASGRLIDAEPRLRALNDRAGGEIGAPLALPGVAAVAQLAYRLGIAISRSVVAADGDEEIDLWVRAGPDRGGVRLEVSGWRARPAWRPAGDPARDGDFLRAAGDWLWETDGALRLTFLSPEAGQRHGFDIREMLGQPLTRLFALAQDDAGQLPILSAMSAQARFDGQRAEVRGTGRMVRLAATPRHDPLGRFAGFIGAARALDSEGGDPPRSVPPVIGGGFPRAFGKRLERALRGPLARIIANADAIGVQAEGPIRGDYAGYAGDIASAGRHLLALVEDLVDLQAIEREDFATTRPTIDLADVARRAAGLLAVRAGEAGVRVDRPGPDMELRVRGEFRRALQVLVNLIGNALRYSPRGAAVWIRLECEGGMGCVIVADQGKGIALDDQTRIFEKFGRVDPTEPGGSGLGLYIARRLARAMGGDLIVDSAPGMGARFVLMLPLVEDPERPPPPAGAP from the coding sequence GTGATCGCGATCCCGTCGCTCGATCCGGTTGTGCCGCTGGCGGTGGCGCGGCTGGATGCCAGCGGGCGGCTGATCGATGCCGAGCCCAGGCTGCGCGCGCTCAACGACCGCGCGGGTGGCGAGATCGGCGCCCCGCTGGCGCTGCCGGGCGTCGCCGCGGTGGCGCAACTTGCCTATCGCCTGGGCATCGCGATCTCGCGCAGCGTTGTCGCGGCGGACGGCGATGAGGAAATCGATCTCTGGGTGCGCGCCGGTCCCGATCGCGGGGGGGTGAGGCTCGAGGTCAGCGGCTGGCGCGCGCGCCCGGCCTGGCGGCCCGCCGGTGATCCCGCGCGTGACGGCGACTTTCTTCGCGCCGCGGGTGACTGGTTGTGGGAGACCGACGGCGCGCTACGGCTGACCTTCCTCTCACCCGAGGCGGGGCAGCGCCACGGCTTCGACATTCGCGAGATGCTCGGCCAGCCGCTCACCCGGTTGTTCGCGCTCGCGCAGGACGATGCCGGGCAGTTGCCGATCCTTTCGGCGATGTCTGCCCAGGCGCGGTTCGACGGCCAGCGTGCCGAGGTACGCGGGACCGGGCGGATGGTCCGACTCGCCGCAACGCCGCGGCACGATCCGCTCGGGCGCTTCGCAGGCTTTATCGGTGCGGCGCGCGCGCTGGACAGCGAGGGTGGCGACCCGCCGCGGTCCGTGCCTCCGGTCATCGGGGGCGGTTTCCCGCGCGCGTTCGGCAAGCGACTGGAGCGGGCGCTGCGCGGGCCGCTCGCGCGGATCATCGCCAATGCCGATGCGATCGGCGTGCAGGCCGAAGGGCCGATCCGCGGCGACTATGCCGGCTATGCCGGGGATATCGCCAGCGCCGGGCGGCATCTGCTCGCGCTGGTCGAGGATCTGGTCGATCTCCAGGCGATCGAGCGCGAGGATTTCGCGACGACGCGCCCGACCATCGACCTGGCCGATGTGGCGCGGCGCGCGGCGGGGCTGCTTGCGGTGCGGGCGGGGGAGGCGGGGGTTCGCGTCGATCGCCCCGGGCCGGACATGGAACTGCGGGTCCGCGGCGAGTTTCGCCGGGCGCTGCAAGTGCTGGTCAATCTCATCGGCAACGCGCTGCGCTACAGCCCGCGCGGCGCTGCGGTGTGGATCCGGCTCGAATGCGAGGGCGGGATGGGCTGCGTGATCGTCGCCGATCAGGGCAAGGGCATCGCGCTCGACGATCAGACACGGATCTTCGAGAAGTTCGGCCGCGTCGATCCCACCGAACCGGGGGGCAGCGGGCTGGGGCTCTATATCGCGCGGCGCTTGGCGCGGGCGATGGGCGGCGACCTGATCGTCGACAGTGCGCCCGGCATGGGCGCGCGCTTCGTGCTGATGCTGCCGCTGGTCGAGGATCCGGAGCGCCCGCCTCCTCCTGCGGGCGCTCCCTGA
- a CDS encoding DUF2336 domain-containing protein codes for MAQGAPEPRGGPAIDAQDLLARAAAAAARDRALGEATTRDLAIPESLRLDERTRSAMLITLEQIVSAIEGSLRRAVAPEGFPGIGPALPLLHAAGLAADRALVDELLAQIRLEQLASGLPHRAAEHPARPSLINRLAEHPAPELSGAARALLVAESRARSPEAGRWMLPLTLHHRLLWWVASAMREQAGTLAGVALDAALCAAVAAECALAEQAMEHQVEAAALRLAAAIAPEPRERARVLLEALRDRHVPLFLAMLARSGGVTFADARGLLLDPGAERLLLVLHALDVPRQAIAELCFLLSDADPRRDLAALADAIDMLAALDIAEARAVLAELRLPPDYRAARAALRGVRAR; via the coding sequence ATGGCGCAAGGCGCTCCCGAACCGCGTGGTGGCCCGGCCATCGACGCTCAGGATCTGCTGGCGCGCGCCGCGGCGGCGGCGGCGCGCGACCGCGCGCTTGGCGAAGCGACCACGCGCGACCTGGCGATCCCCGAAAGCTTGCGGCTCGACGAGCGGACGCGCTCCGCGATGCTGATCACGCTCGAGCAGATCGTCTCCGCGATCGAAGGTAGCTTGCGGCGCGCGGTGGCACCGGAAGGCTTTCCTGGCATCGGCCCGGCGCTGCCGCTGCTCCACGCCGCCGGATTGGCCGCAGACCGAGCGCTGGTCGACGAGCTGCTTGCGCAGATCCGCCTCGAGCAGCTTGCTTCGGGCTTGCCCCATCGCGCCGCCGAACACCCCGCGCGCCCGAGCCTGATCAACCGCCTGGCAGAACATCCGGCGCCGGAATTGTCCGGCGCGGCGCGGGCATTGCTGGTCGCCGAGAGCCGGGCGCGGAGTCCTGAAGCGGGACGGTGGATGCTGCCGTTAACCTTGCACCACCGCCTGCTTTGGTGGGTTGCATCCGCGATGCGCGAGCAAGCGGGAACCCTGGCAGGCGTTGCACTGGACGCGGCGCTCTGCGCCGCGGTCGCAGCCGAATGCGCGTTGGCCGAGCAGGCCATGGAGCACCAGGTGGAGGCGGCGGCGCTCCGTCTTGCCGCCGCGATCGCGCCCGAGCCGCGCGAACGCGCCCGCGTGCTGCTGGAAGCGCTGCGCGACCGGCACGTTCCTTTGTTTCTGGCGATGCTTGCACGCTCGGGCGGCGTCACCTTCGCCGATGCGCGCGGCCTGCTGCTCGATCCCGGTGCCGAACGGCTGTTGCTGGTGCTGCACGCGCTCGACGTGCCCCGCCAGGCCATCGCCGAACTCTGTTTCCTGCTCAGCGACGCCGATCCCCGCCGCGATCTCGCCGCGCTGGCGGATGCGATCGACATGCTGGCAGCGCTCGACATCGCCGAGGCGCGCGCCGTGCTCGCGGAACTGCGGCTGCCGCCCGACTATCGCGCCGCCCGCGCCGCGCTCCGCGGGGTCCGCGCACGGTGA
- a CDS encoding DUF1343 domain-containing protein: MLFGIDRLLAEPDLRAPLQGKRVALLAHPASVTADLTHSLDALVAVGVNISAVFGPQHGVRGDLQDNMMESPDFTDPQYGVPVFSLYGEVRRPTDASMDTFDVMLVDLQDVGCRIYTFVTTLLYVLEAAAKHGKAVWVLDRPNPAGRPVEGLTLLPGWESFVGAGPMPMRHGMTLGELGHWFIAHYGLDVQYRVIAMQGWQPDAAPGFGWPAERPWINPSPNAANVNMARAYAGTVMLEGTTLSEGRGTTRPLELFGAPDIDARAVIAEMQRLASEWLDGCTLRDMWFQPTFHKHVGQLCAGVFLHAEGPRYDHHAFRPWRVQALAFKAIRALYPDYALWRDFPYEYVFDKLAIDVINGGPGLREWVDDPAATPVDLDARTLPDEAAWIAARQPHLLY; this comes from the coding sequence ATGCTTTTCGGAATCGATCGCCTCCTCGCCGAACCGGATCTTCGCGCGCCCCTGCAGGGCAAGCGCGTGGCGCTGCTCGCTCATCCTGCCTCGGTGACCGCGGACCTTACCCACAGCCTCGACGCGCTGGTGGCGGTGGGCGTGAACATCTCGGCGGTGTTCGGCCCCCAGCACGGCGTCCGCGGGGACCTGCAGGACAATATGATGGAGTCCCCGGACTTCACCGATCCGCAATACGGCGTGCCGGTGTTCAGCCTGTACGGCGAGGTGCGCCGTCCGACCGACGCGTCGATGGACACGTTCGACGTGATGCTGGTCGACCTGCAGGATGTCGGCTGCCGCATCTATACCTTTGTGACGACGCTGCTCTACGTGCTCGAAGCTGCGGCGAAGCATGGCAAGGCGGTGTGGGTGCTCGATCGCCCCAATCCCGCCGGCCGCCCGGTCGAGGGGCTGACGCTGCTGCCGGGCTGGGAGAGCTTCGTCGGGGCAGGGCCGATGCCGATGCGCCACGGCATGACGCTGGGCGAGCTCGGCCACTGGTTCATCGCGCACTATGGCCTCGACGTGCAGTATCGCGTGATCGCGATGCAGGGCTGGCAGCCGGACGCTGCACCCGGCTTCGGCTGGCCGGCCGAGCGCCCCTGGATCAACCCGAGCCCCAATGCCGCCAACGTCAACATGGCGCGGGCCTATGCCGGCACGGTGATGCTGGAAGGGACGACGCTGTCCGAAGGCCGCGGCACCACGCGCCCGCTCGAGCTGTTCGGCGCGCCCGATATCGATGCCCGCGCGGTGATCGCCGAGATGCAGCGGCTCGCCTCAGAGTGGCTCGATGGCTGCACGCTGCGCGACATGTGGTTCCAGCCGACCTTCCACAAGCATGTCGGCCAGCTCTGCGCGGGGGTGTTCCTCCACGCCGAAGGGCCGCGCTACGACCACCACGCCTTCCGCCCCTGGCGCGTGCAGGCGTTGGCGTTCAAAGCGATCCGCGCGCTGTACCCCGACTATGCTCTCTGGCGCGATTTCCCGTACGAATATGTGTTCGACAAGCTCGCGATCGACGTGATCAACGGCGGCCCGGGCCTGCGCGAATGGGTCGACGATCCCGCCGCCACCCCCGTCGATCTCGATGCGCGGACTCTGCCCGACGAAGCGGCCTGGATCGCGGCACGCCAGCCGCATCTGCTCTACTGA
- a CDS encoding DOMON-like domain-containing protein, with amino-acid sequence MHYTLLPHPAMPPGSVISVRCGLQRDGNLLRLTYRIVAAPGALRLPERAPPVRTDGLWRTTCLELFVAENSPAYREFNFAPSGPWAAYRFTARREGMAPLAMPEPPAIRLSGQQEETILSVALPGIGTGPLRLGITAVIEETDGTKSYWALRHGGDAPDFHDPDCFVGELPPAD; translated from the coding sequence ATGCATTACACCCTGCTGCCGCACCCCGCGATGCCGCCCGGATCCGTCATTTCGGTTCGATGCGGCCTCCAGCGGGACGGCAACCTCCTTCGCCTGACCTATCGCATCGTGGCGGCGCCGGGCGCGCTCCGCCTTCCGGAACGCGCGCCGCCGGTACGCACCGACGGCCTGTGGCGGACGACCTGCCTCGAACTCTTCGTGGCGGAGAATTCCCCGGCCTATCGCGAATTCAACTTCGCGCCCTCGGGGCCATGGGCCGCCTACCGGTTCACCGCGCGACGCGAGGGCATGGCCCCCCTGGCGATGCCCGAGCCGCCGGCGATCCGGCTCTCCGGGCAGCAGGAGGAGACGATCCTGTCCGTCGCGCTCCCCGGCATCGGCACCGGTCCGCTCCGCCTCGGCATCACCGCGGTGATCGAGGAGACGGACGGTACCAAATCCTATTGGGCGCTGCGTCATGGCGGCGATGCGCCGGATTTCCACGATCCCGATTGCTTTGTCGGCGAACTGCCGCCAGCAGACTGA
- a CDS encoding MgtC/SapB family protein: MKFLHTFHLAAYCDTLLSYTLALILGAAIGAERQFRQRTAGLHTNALVALGSAAFVDLAQRIAGNLEAVRVISYVVSGIGFLGAGVIMKEGMNVRGLNTAATLWCSAAVGACAGSDMAAEAATLAMFVIAGNTLLRPVVNAINRVPLSGGQVEATYFVTLTTVPAEVDRLRDLLTDHLELMRYPVAEIETIERPDDRIELRARLVSTAALDAELDSIIAHLDKRHDVQHASWELQTQD, encoded by the coding sequence ATGAAGTTCCTCCATACCTTCCACCTTGCCGCCTATTGCGACACGCTGCTCAGCTACACCCTCGCGCTGATCCTCGGCGCCGCGATCGGCGCGGAGCGGCAGTTCCGCCAGCGCACCGCGGGGCTGCACACCAACGCGCTGGTTGCGCTCGGCTCGGCCGCGTTCGTCGATCTGGCCCAGCGCATCGCCGGCAATCTCGAGGCGGTGCGGGTGATTTCCTATGTCGTCTCGGGCATCGGCTTTCTCGGCGCGGGCGTGATCATGAAGGAGGGGATGAACGTCCGCGGCCTCAACACCGCGGCGACCCTGTGGTGCTCGGCGGCAGTGGGCGCGTGCGCCGGCAGCGACATGGCGGCGGAGGCGGCGACGCTCGCGATGTTTGTCATCGCCGGCAACACGCTGCTGCGGCCGGTGGTCAACGCGATCAACCGCGTGCCGCTGTCGGGCGGACAGGTGGAGGCGACCTATTTCGTCACGCTCACCACCGTGCCGGCCGAGGTCGATCGGCTCCGCGACCTTCTGACCGATCACTTGGAGCTGATGCGCTACCCCGTCGCCGAGATCGAGACGATCGAGCGCCCCGACGACCGGATCGAACTGCGCGCCCGCCTCGTCTCCACCGCCGCGCTCGATGCGGAGCTCGACAGCATCATCGCGCATCTCGACAAGCGCCACGACGTCCAGCACGCCAGTTGGGAGTTGCAGACGCAGGACTGA
- the tyrS gene encoding tyrosine--tRNA ligase, with amino-acid sequence MTEYSSDLLRLLASRGYIHQVTDAEGLDALAAKQIVPGYIGFDPTAPSLHVGSLVQIMLLRRLQQAGHKPIVLMGGGTGKIGDPSFKDEARKMLTLDTIGSNIASIKTVFENVLTFGDGPSDAVMVDNADWLDKLEYIPFLRDIGRHFSINRMLSFDSVKLRLDREQSLSFLEFNYMILQGYDFLELSRRSGCRLQMGGSDQWGNIVNGIELSRRVDGTEVYGVTTPLITTADGGKMGKTMSGAVWLNPDQLPHYDYWQFWRNTDDRDVGRFLRLFTDLPLDEIARLEALEGAEINEAKKILANEATAMCRGRAAAEEAAETARKTFEEGTAGGALPTLAVSGGSISVVDALVGLGFCASKGEARRLIKGGGARVEGEKIDDEAATIAVSGEVRLSAGKKHHGLLAPQG; translated from the coding sequence ATGACCGAATACAGCTCCGATCTGCTCCGCCTGCTCGCCTCGCGCGGGTATATCCACCAGGTGACCGACGCCGAGGGCCTCGACGCGCTCGCCGCCAAGCAGATCGTGCCGGGCTATATCGGCTTCGATCCCACCGCGCCCTCGCTCCATGTCGGCAGCCTGGTGCAGATCATGCTGCTCCGCCGCCTCCAGCAGGCGGGCCACAAGCCGATTGTGCTGATGGGCGGCGGCACCGGCAAGATCGGCGACCCGAGCTTCAAGGACGAAGCGCGCAAGATGCTGACGCTCGACACGATCGGCAGCAACATCGCCTCGATCAAGACGGTGTTCGAGAATGTCCTCACCTTCGGCGACGGCCCCAGCGACGCAGTGATGGTCGACAATGCCGACTGGCTCGACAAGCTCGAGTACATTCCGTTTCTGCGCGACATTGGCCGGCATTTCTCGATCAACCGGATGCTGAGCTTCGATTCGGTCAAGCTGCGGCTCGATCGCGAGCAGTCGCTGAGCTTCCTCGAGTTCAACTACATGATCCTCCAGGGCTATGACTTTTTGGAGCTGTCGCGCCGCTCGGGCTGCCGCCTGCAGATGGGCGGATCGGACCAGTGGGGCAATATCGTCAACGGCATCGAGCTGTCGCGACGCGTCGACGGCACCGAGGTCTACGGCGTCACCACCCCGCTGATCACTACCGCCGACGGCGGCAAGATGGGCAAGACCATGTCCGGCGCGGTGTGGCTCAACCCCGACCAGCTGCCGCACTACGACTATTGGCAGTTCTGGCGGAACACCGACGATCGTGACGTCGGCCGCTTCCTCCGCCTGTTCACCGATCTGCCGCTCGACGAGATCGCGCGGCTCGAGGCGCTGGAAGGCGCCGAGATCAACGAAGCGAAGAAGATCCTCGCCAACGAGGCCACCGCCATGTGCCGCGGCCGCGCCGCGGCCGAGGAAGCCGCCGAGACCGCCCGCAAGACCTTCGAGGAAGGCACCGCCGGCGGCGCATTGCCGACCCTCGCGGTCAGCGGCGGCAGCATCAGCGTGGTCGATGCGCTGGTCGGCCTGGGCTTCTGCGCGTCGAAGGGCGAGGCACGGCGGCTGATCAAGGGCGGCGGCGCGCGCGTAGAAGGCGAGAAGATCGACGACGAGGCCGCGACGATCGCGGTCTCCGGCGAGGTCCGGCTCTCGGCGGGCAAGAAGCATCACGGGCTGCTCGCGCCGCAGGGCTAA
- a CDS encoding PilZ domain-containing protein, translating into MGAKLATIDDRLVHRDEVEHRTRAVGPDARSVTFLVVNISPQGLMARCDAPFEAGDLIRIQLPIVGETGAEIRWTLGGRVGCQFLQPIADVDYVPVVTAMRAR; encoded by the coding sequence ATGGGTGCCAAGCTGGCGACGATTGATGATCGGTTGGTGCATCGCGACGAGGTCGAACATCGCACCCGTGCGGTTGGGCCCGACGCGCGCTCCGTCACCTTCCTCGTCGTCAACATATCGCCGCAAGGGCTGATGGCGCGCTGCGACGCGCCGTTCGAGGCGGGCGACCTGATCCGCATACAGCTCCCCATCGTTGGCGAAACCGGCGCCGAGATTCGCTGGACCCTGGGTGGCCGGGTCGGCTGCCAGTTCCTCCAGCCGATCGCCGACGTGGACTATGTCCCCGTCGTCACGGCGATGCGCGCGCGCTGA